A single genomic interval of Lathyrus oleraceus cultivar Zhongwan6 chromosome 7, CAAS_Psat_ZW6_1.0, whole genome shotgun sequence harbors:
- the LOC127102808 gene encoding uncharacterized protein LOC127102808, protein METVLNCKNDRNKTIVFSPVIILTGVLLFTILRLGAIQKIQHEQKENQLKHDEFVKEENRARKCREEKEKQRSMKSHKLGERSENEVSSETGLESSSCFVEWNVRAPLEVIYEEYEGEEKWDDANEREENWNMDVSNYSSLNRYFPESDSDSSSESGSPTIEEWDEEDVEGLIEIALDGSKRVKMKMDLEFQYEEENLIEIDISPTR, encoded by the exons ATGGAAACTGTCCTCAATTGCAAAAACGATCGCAATAAAACG ATAGTTTTCTCGCCGGTGATTATTCTCACCGGGGTTCTTCTGTTCACAATCCTCCGTCTCGGTGCAATTCAGAAGATTCAGCATGAACAAAAGGAAAATCAACTGAAACATGATGAATTCGTTAAAGAAGAAAACAGAGCAAGAAAATGCAGAGAAGaaaaagagaaacagagatcaATGAAATCTCATAAGCTAGGGGAGCGTTCAGAAAATGAGGTGAGTTCTGAAACGGGTTTGGAGTCAAGTTCGTGTTTTGTGGAATGGAACGTGAGAGCGCCATTGGAGGTGATATATGAAGAGTACGAAGGTGAAGAAAAATGGGATGATGCAAATGAGAGAGAAGAGAATTGGAATATGGATGTTTCGAATTATTCTTCGTTGAATCGTTACTTCCCGGAGTCTGATTCGGATAGCTCGTCGGAGAGTGGGTCTCCGACGATAGAGGAGTGGGACGAAGAAGATGTAGAAGGGTTGATTGAGATAGCTTTAGATGGTAGCAAAAGGGTGAAGATGAAGATGGATTTGGAGTTTCAGTACGAGGAAGAGAATCTGATCGAGATTGACATTTCTCCGACGAGGTAG